TCAAAATCATAAAAAATCGAGTGAAACGCGAAATTCCAATTGATTGCAGCCTCTATTCGATTGTAGGGCAGATGAAGGAAAGTTAATGATATAACCTGCTAATTCATTGGGTAGGTTTATAATAACAAGCAATAAAAGTGACATTCTGTGACTTTTGGGGGGATATAATGCTTAGGCTCGATGGGCTGACAGTAACTTTTGGAGGGTTTCGAGCGCTTCACGATTGTTCGTTTTCGGTAGAGCAGGGCACCATAACAGGCTTGGTAGGGCCTAATGGTGCCGGGAAGACGACTCTCTTCAATCTGATTGCCGGTGCGTTCAAGCCAACAGGGGGGAAGATTTATTTTCAAAATAAAGACATTACCCAGTTAACGACCGATCAGCGGTTTCACCTTGGCTTGGTGAGAACCTTTCAAATTCCCCATGAGTTTCATCGTTTAAGTGTCATGGAGAACTTGATGCTTGTGCCGCCGGCGCAACTAGGAGAAAGCCTGTTTTCCAACTGGCTGCGCCATTCTTCGGTCTTGAGGCAGGAGGAAGAAACCAGACGGAAAGCTTGGGATACACTGGAGTTCTTGGAACTCACACATGTTGCGGATGAATTGGCCGGTAATCTATCGGGTGGTCAGAAAAAGCTTTTGGAGCTGGGCCGAACCATGATGACCGATGCGCGGCTTGTATTGCTTGATGAACCGGCTGCCGGTGTGAACCGTACTTTGCTGCGCAAGTTGGAAGAGAAAATACAAATTCTCAATAAGGAGCGCGGTTACACTTTCATGCTTATCGAGCATGACATGGAGATGATCGAGAAGCTCTGTGATCCGGTTATCTGTATGGCCGAGGGTACACCTTTGATTGAGGGAGATTTCCAGACGGTACGCTCGGACCCGAGAGTTCTAGAAGCCTATTTGGGAGAAGTTGCCCAGGCGGAGGCGCTATAATGCTTACAAAAACAGAGAGACAGGGTAAGGCGTCCACCTCAAACCGGCGAGTTCTTTCCATGGAAAACGTGGTGGCTGGGTATGGGGATGCAAATATCCTGCATGGCATAGATCTTCACGTAGACCATAAGGAAATCGTGGTTATTGTCGGGCCAAACGGCGCTGGTAAATCTACGGCCATGAAGGCGGTATTCGGGCTGTTGAATGTGCGAAGCGGCGCTATTGTCGTTGAGGGAACCGATATGGCGGGTTGGTCTCCCAACAAGATTGTCCAAAACGGAGTGAGCTATGTTCCTCAGGTGGATAATATTTTCAAAGAAATGACCATTCGGGAAAATCTGGAAATGGGCGCGTTCCTGCGTAAAGGGGATCTTTCTGCAGCGTTCGACCGCGTTTATTCCCTATTTCCAGATTTAAAGGAGCGCAGCGCAACATTGGCTGGAAACCTGTCCGGCGGGCAGAGGCAAATGGTGGCCATGGGGCGGGCTTTGATGCTGGACCCGAAGCTGCTTTTGCTTGATGAGCCTACTGCGGGGCTTTCCCCTAGATATATGGAGCAGATTTTCCAAATCACACGGGATGTACGTGACACAGGGGTCTCCATTTTGCTGGTAGAGCAGCACGCCAAACAGGCGCTTGCATTTGCCGACAGAGGTTATGTGCTGGCAAGCGGTTCAAACCGCCATGAGGGAACCGGCGAGGCACTTTTAGCGGACCAAGAGGTCGCAGAAATGTTCTTGGGCGGATAAGCGAATGACACTTCTTGAATTAATTAACTTCTATCTGGTTCCGGGGATCGTTCTGGGATCTATCTACGCTCTTGGAGCTGTTGGAATTACGCTGGTGTTTGCAATCCTGCGCTATGCCCATCTGGCCCACGGAGATCTTGCAACATTCGGTGCATTCGCAGCTTTGGGTCTGGTCGCAGGTTTTGGTATAAGCCCGTGGGCGGCGCTGCCCATTGCTATGCTTATAAGTGCCTTGCTGGCGGTTGGAATTGATCGGGTGTTCTACGAGCATTTACGTCAAAGACCCAAAATCGTCACGGTTATGGCGTCGCTTGGTATCGCGCTAATGCTGCGCGCAGTTGTGCAGGTTGTCTGGGGTGTCGATACACAAACCTATACGCGCGGAATTGTGCGTCCGGATGTATTCTGGGGCATTCGCCTTCGCGACAGGGAACTTTACACCATTTTGGCGATGGTCGGCATTGTGGGCGTGCTTTGGACGTTTTTGCAAACCTCCAAGTGGGGCAAGGCCATGCGTGCGATCTCCGATAATCCGGAGCTTGCCCAGCTTTCGGGCATAGATATCCGCCGGGTTACAGTTCTTACTTGGGTAATTGTGGGGCTACTTTGCGCCGCCTCAGGTTTTTTCCTTGGAATTAATACGGAACTAAAAGCCATGATGGGGTGGTCTATGCTGCTGCCAATGTTCGCTGCGGCCATTCTTGGCGGTGTTGGACGCATTGAAGGGGCTGTTCTTGGAGGCTTGATTGTTGGAATAGCCGAAGAGCTGTCCGTACTGGTCATTCCAAGTGAATACAAAGCGGCGATGGCCTTTGCCATTCTATTGATCATTCTGATTGTACGGCCAACCGGGTTGTTACGCGGCAAAGTGCTTTAGGGGGACGTCATGGAACTTTTTGGATTGGCAAACTATGCCGTTTACATGGCGATCTTCATCGGAATTTATTCCATTCTTGCCATAGGGCTCAATGTTCAATGGGGATACACGGGCCTGTTTAATGCTGGTATTGCAGGTTTCTTTGCCGTGGGCGCCTACACATCTGCAATTGTTACCTCTCCAGAGGTTATCGGGCGCATTGGAGGCTTTGGCCTGCCAATCGTTGCTGGATGGGCGGCGGCAATGGTGGCGTCGGCTCTCATCGCATGGCCCATCGGCAAGATTTGTCTGCGTTTTCGTTCGGATTACCTTGCTATCGCGACCATTGGAATAGCTGAAATTATCAGGCTCGTCATCAAGTCTGAAGGCTGGCTGACAGGTGGTGCGCGCGGTGTTAGCAAAATTCCTCGCCCCTTTGGAGACTTGCCCTACTTTCAGTCCCAGTTGGCCTTTCTGGCACTGGTTCTGGTCGTGCTGGCTCTTGTCTACTTTTGTGTCGAACGCCAGATTAAAGCCCCTTGGGGCCGGATGATGCGCGGTATTCGGGATAATGAAGATGCAGCCGCTGCTATGGGCAAAAATATCGAGGCCCGCCGCCTTGAGGCCTTTATCTTTGGCTCGGCGATTATGGGCCTTGGTGGCGCTTTGTTTGTGCATTTCAATCGCTCTGTAACGCCAGAAGCCATTGATCCCATGATTGCCACTTTCCTCATATGGATCATGCTGATCCTCGGGGGAGCAGGAAATAACCGCGGAGCCATTTTGGGTGTGGCTGTCGTTTGGATCATCTGGTCTTTTTCAGAAATGGTCACAGACCAGTTGCCCGCAGAATATGCAATCAAAGCCAAATACATGCGTGTATTCGTTATTGGCTTGCTGTTGCAATTGGTGCTGCGCTTCAGGCCTGAGGGGATATTGCCTGAAAAGCTGTACGTAAATTCCAATAAGAATAAGAAGATGCAGAATAATAATACTGAAAATGCATCCCTTTCACAAACGAGGGGAACGTAGACCGCTTCCGGTTGCGTGTCCGAATATAAGCTGGAGGTAGATAATGAAACTGAAGCAATTCGCGGTAACGGCAAGTTTGCTAAGTGCCACCATTCTTTCGGCCGGAAGCGTTGCGGCTGATGAAGTTAAAGTTGGTCTTCTGGGCGGCGTTTCAGGGCCTATTGCGGCAATGGCGCCCCCTATGTTGGATGCTGCAAACCTTGCCATTGCTCAGGTGAACGAGCAGGGTGGCATTCTGGGTGGCCAAAAACTCGTCGCTGTTTTGGGTGATAGTGGGTGTAATCCACAAAACGGGGTAGATTCTGCAACCAAGCTCGTCAATGTGGAGCAGGTCTCCGGTCTAATTGGCCCGCACTGTTCCGGTGCTGTTCTGGCTGTTGCCAACTCCGTTAGTGTGCCTGCAGGTGTTGCCATGCTTACCCCGTCGGGGACTTCTCCGGAAATTACAGGTCTTGATGATAACGGCCTTGTTTTCAGAACGGTTCCTTCCGATGTGGACCAAGGCCGCTATCTGGCACGTACCATGCTGGAACAGGGAAGAAACAAGGTAGCGATTGCCTACCTGAACAACGACTATGGCTCCGGTCTTGCACAAGCTTTCAAGCAGGAGTTTGAAGCAAAAGGCGGGCAGGTTGCAGGCTTTGCCGCGCACGAGGAAGGCAAAGCTTCCTATCGTTCCAACCTTGCAGCGTTGGCTCGCGAAGGTGCCGACACACTGGTAATTTTCGATTACGGCGATGGAACTGGTCTGACCATGCTTCGTCAAGCATTGGAAAACGGCTTCTTTTCCAACTTTGTTGGCGGAGATGGCATGAAGTCCGATGCTCTGATTCGTGAACTTGGGGCAGAAAACCTCGAAACCTTCACCGCATCTTCTCCTGTGGGTTCTAAATCTGACGGCCTGTCCATTTTTAATGAAGCCTTCAAAGGGGCCGGTGGCGATCCAGACGCGATTTTCGTAACAACGTCTTACGACGCTGGTTTCATAATGGCGCTGGCATTGGAAAAAGCTGGTGGTGACAAATCAAAAGTTGCGGACGCAATTATCGAGGTGTCAAACGGCCAAGGGGAACCAATTCTTCCGGGCGAATGGAAAAAGGCAGCTGAGCTGATTTCTGCTGGAAAAGAAATTGACTATAAAGGCGCCTCTGGTGACTTGAACTTTGATGGAGCTGGAGACGTTCCAGGATCTTACGCTCTGTTTAAAGTCAGCGGTGATTCCTTTGACGCGATCTCCGCGCAGAACTAACGCGTACCGCCGAAAAGTGGATATCGGTTTTCGGTTAAAGATACGTGCCTAAACAATAGGTTAAAGCAGTGAACTGTTTCAATAACACGTCTCACTGCTTTAACGGTTTACTGAGCCAGTTATAGAAAAACAAAAGCCCGTAGTGCTTCAGACGCATTGCGGGCTTTTTTGTGAACGTATTATACAAATATTTTTTAAAGAGTTATTTCGTAAGAATCAGCTTGCCAAGCTTTGTAATCGTTAGCTTGTAGGTTTCATCATTGTGGCTGATCTGAACCTCCTTGTCTCCATTGAACAAGGTTACACTGTCTAGAGTTTTCTTTGTAAACTCAGAGCTTTGCGAGCTTGAAGTTTTGGTGGGCAAGGGGCCGCTCCATCGTCATGCAGTTCCATCCTGATCTGGCTTGCCCAACGATATAAATTGTCGCAGGCTGGCTATTTATTCTTGACTTGCATACTCATGTTTTATTAGAAATGCAATGCCTGTTCGTGCAAAGTTGGTGGTTCGCGTCACATCGAGCACGAGGGACAGGTTTCATACGTTCAGCAAGCCAGCTACGCCCTCTCCCTGTGGCCAGCCAGCCGAGCGTGCGCTCTTATTGCGAATGACTTTCAGAAGCATTTGCTTGGTTAGGCTAGGATATGACCAGATTTAGAAGCGTCGCTCTTGGGTTGGTAGCGGCACTATTTTGTTTTCAAAACTCTGCCTTGGCAGAGAACGCTTCATCCGGTGGTGAAATAAGTCTTCAGCTGAACAAAGCTGTATCTCAAGGCCAAAGTTGCCGTGTCAGCCTTGTGATGCAGAACGGACTGTCACAAACCATTGAACAGCTGGGTGTCGATCTCGTGATTTTTGATCGCTCTGGCGGTGTTTTTGATTTTCTGACTGTGAAAGCCGGACGCCTTCCTGCTGGAAAAACGAGAGTGCGCCAGTATGACCTTTCAGGTCAAGACTGCACGAATATCTCCAGTTTGTTGGTCAACGATGTGCGCAGCTGTGATGGTGATGGCCTAAATCAGAATATTTGTCTGGATGCTTTAACCACGTCCTCCCTTGCCAATATTGATCTGACACTTTGAGAGTGAGCTGATAATGATTTCTTTTACAAATTTCCTTTCTGGATTTAACTCACTTGCCCCGTTGAAAAGCCTGCTCGAAAGCGGGGGCAGTGTGGTTGCTTTGCTCTTGGGCTTGAGTGTTATTGCTGTTGCAATTGCCCTGTCAAAGTTCTGGCAATTTTATGCAATGGGTGTGGGCCGCCAAAAGGAAGCTCAGGTTACTTTGTACCTGTGGCAGTCTGGCCGTAAAAGGGAAGCATGCGAGAGCGCTGCTGAAAAAGGCTCCATTCTCGCCGTTTGCCTGTCCCACGGTATGCGCGGCTTGATGCGGGAAAACGTAGATGAGAAGCGCGTTCGTGAAGACGTGGAGCGCGTTTGCATGGCCAAGCTGTTCGAGCTTCGCTCTTATTTGCGCGGGCTGGACCTTATCTCCCAAATCGCTCCACTGCTAGGTTTGTTCGGCACGGTTCTTGGTATGATCGAAGCCTTTCAGGCAATGGCGGCTGCTGGTTCACAAGTTGACCCATCCGCGTTGGCCGGTGGTATCTGGGTGGCGCTTCTCACAACAGCCGTTGGCCTTGCTGTCGCTATTCCAACAACAGTCATCCTCAGCATTTTTGAAGGCAAAATTGAACGGGAACAGGCGTCAATGGAGGAATTGATCACAGCCCTGTTTACCGGCTCAGTAACGGACCTGCCAAACGCTCATAGCCTCCCCCTTTCGGTAGAGGACGGATTTGCCGGACTTGGGATTGTTAGAGATGCGTCTTGAAGCAAGAGCTCGAAAAAGAAGAGCTCCGGGACTGACGTCACTCATTGATGTCATTTTCCTTTTGCTCATGTTCTTCATGCTGGCCTCCACATTCTCTGTGTACCAGCGTTTGGATATTACGAGTGGAACCAGCGGGCGCGGGGATATAAAGCAATCTCCTGTTCTCATTCGCGTCGGGGCAGAGGGCAAACTCGATATTGGTGGTCAGCCTATGGAATTTTCTCTTCTTGAACAGAGACTGGCGGATTTGGATAAAGAGCGCTCAATTGCTGTCATGCCTCGAACAGATGCCAATGTCCAAGATGTTGTTCTGGTTCTGGAAAGGCTTAAAGCCCTGCAACTGAATGCAACCTTGGTTGGGCAATAATCCTGCCTGTTTTGAGGCGCTTATTCTTTTAAGAGTTGTGAAGATAAAAATTACAGATCAATGCGTTTAACACTCAAAAAGGAAAAGCGGCCTTTCGAAAATACTATTCCGCTTATAAATGTGGTGTTCCTGATGCTGATCTTCTTCCTGTTTGCAGGGACGATTGATCGGGACAGTGCCAAAGATATCAACCCCGCTGAAGTTGCGGAAGAAGCTGAACGCGAGCTGATTGCTGGTGCCCTCATAGTGGATGCTGAGGGTGCTATGACAATGGAGGGGGCGGAGATCTCTCTGCCAGACATTGCGGATACGGGCCCATATTCAAAAGAGGCCCCATTAATGTTGGTCGCGGATAAGTCTTTGAATGCTAAGTCGCTAACACGCCTGCTTGGCCAATTGAAAAAGCTTGGTGTCAATCATATTTCACTCATCACCATTAAGGGGCAGGGCAATGGGTAGCCCTGTGTCGCATCTTGCAAAAAAAGGACTGCCAGTCGCTATTCTTGTGTCGGTAGGCCTGCATGTCTCCGGATTCAGCCTGTTTGCGGATGAAGTGCCAGATGTACAAATGTCCTCCTCAAGCGGTGCTTCCCTTGCTGTGGTCGGGTCTTTGGAAGATCTGGTGGCGGGCGCTGAGGAGGAAATTGAGGAAACTATTCCCGAACCAGTTGAAGAGGTGAGGGAGGTTAAGGAAGTTGAAAACACTGAACCTCAGGAGGTCACAGCTCTTGAGCATACTGAGACGCCGCCTGTGGAACCTCCAGTGGAGGTCTTGCCTGTTGATGTGGCTTCAGTTGAACCTCTTGGTGAGGGTATTACAGAAGTTCTTGCAACACCTGTTCAAGTCGTCGCCAAGGAAACAGAGCCAAAACAGCTCAAAGAAGTAAAGCGGGAAGAGGTTAAGCGCGAACCTGTAAAAGAGGTAAAGCCTGAGCAGGTGGAGCCAAAGAAGCAAGAGCAGGTCAAAGAGAAAGAAAAACCTGATCAGCCGTCTTTGGTAGCAAATGTCCCCAAACCCGCGCCTGCGCGGCCGATAAAGAAGACGACCAAAAAGGAAAGTAAGCCTGCCCAGAAAAAAGGGACAGCGGCTGTAAATAACAAGAGAGGGAACTCTACTGTCAAAAAAGTCGTTGGGGGGCGTGATGCTGGCGGGCAGGGCGTTGGGAATGCCAGCCAAGATAACTATTTAGGTAAGGCCAAGCGCCGAGTGCAGCGTGCGGCTGAAAGAAGTTATCCTCGGAAGGCTAAGCGTAGAAAAATTGAAGGCGTTACTCGGGTGTCTTTTAAAGTTCATCGTGATGGATCAATAACAGGTCTCCGCCTGTCTCAAAGCAGTGGTAAAGATATACTGGATCAAGCGGCCTTGCTAGCTGTGAAGAGAGCCGCCCCGTTTCCGAAGTTTCCTGCTGAAATTAAGAGTAAGGTTATACCTATGAGGGTACCCATAACCTTTAGGATTCGCTAGGTTATATATAAATCAGCCCTGAAATTCGGGCTGATCTGGTCTTGTGTATTGTACTAAAGCTGTGAAGAGACTGAGGCTTCAGATTTGAGAGGAGGCGGGGGCGCTTGAAGTTCTCCTCCTCCTTCAATTTGCAGAAGGTGGCGAATACTGTTTC
This genomic window from Pseudovibrio sp. M1P-2-3 contains:
- a CDS encoding ABC transporter ATP-binding protein, which codes for MLRLDGLTVTFGGFRALHDCSFSVEQGTITGLVGPNGAGKTTLFNLIAGAFKPTGGKIYFQNKDITQLTTDQRFHLGLVRTFQIPHEFHRLSVMENLMLVPPAQLGESLFSNWLRHSSVLRQEEETRRKAWDTLEFLELTHVADELAGNLSGGQKKLLELGRTMMTDARLVLLDEPAAGVNRTLLRKLEEKIQILNKERGYTFMLIEHDMEMIEKLCDPVICMAEGTPLIEGDFQTVRSDPRVLEAYLGEVAQAEAL
- a CDS encoding ABC transporter ATP-binding protein — encoded protein: MENVVAGYGDANILHGIDLHVDHKEIVVIVGPNGAGKSTAMKAVFGLLNVRSGAIVVEGTDMAGWSPNKIVQNGVSYVPQVDNIFKEMTIRENLEMGAFLRKGDLSAAFDRVYSLFPDLKERSATLAGNLSGGQRQMVAMGRALMLDPKLLLLDEPTAGLSPRYMEQIFQITRDVRDTGVSILLVEQHAKQALAFADRGYVLASGSNRHEGTGEALLADQEVAEMFLGG
- a CDS encoding branched-chain amino acid ABC transporter permease — protein: MTLLELINFYLVPGIVLGSIYALGAVGITLVFAILRYAHLAHGDLATFGAFAALGLVAGFGISPWAALPIAMLISALLAVGIDRVFYEHLRQRPKIVTVMASLGIALMLRAVVQVVWGVDTQTYTRGIVRPDVFWGIRLRDRELYTILAMVGIVGVLWTFLQTSKWGKAMRAISDNPELAQLSGIDIRRVTVLTWVIVGLLCAASGFFLGINTELKAMMGWSMLLPMFAAAILGGVGRIEGAVLGGLIVGIAEELSVLVIPSEYKAAMAFAILLIILIVRPTGLLRGKVL
- a CDS encoding branched-chain amino acid ABC transporter permease — encoded protein: MELFGLANYAVYMAIFIGIYSILAIGLNVQWGYTGLFNAGIAGFFAVGAYTSAIVTSPEVIGRIGGFGLPIVAGWAAAMVASALIAWPIGKICLRFRSDYLAIATIGIAEIIRLVIKSEGWLTGGARGVSKIPRPFGDLPYFQSQLAFLALVLVVLALVYFCVERQIKAPWGRMMRGIRDNEDAAAAMGKNIEARRLEAFIFGSAIMGLGGALFVHFNRSVTPEAIDPMIATFLIWIMLILGGAGNNRGAILGVAVVWIIWSFSEMVTDQLPAEYAIKAKYMRVFVIGLLLQLVLRFRPEGILPEKLYVNSNKNKKMQNNNTENASLSQTRGT
- a CDS encoding ABC transporter substrate-binding protein, producing MKLKQFAVTASLLSATILSAGSVAADEVKVGLLGGVSGPIAAMAPPMLDAANLAIAQVNEQGGILGGQKLVAVLGDSGCNPQNGVDSATKLVNVEQVSGLIGPHCSGAVLAVANSVSVPAGVAMLTPSGTSPEITGLDDNGLVFRTVPSDVDQGRYLARTMLEQGRNKVAIAYLNNDYGSGLAQAFKQEFEAKGGQVAGFAAHEEGKASYRSNLAALAREGADTLVIFDYGDGTGLTMLRQALENGFFSNFVGGDGMKSDALIRELGAENLETFTASSPVGSKSDGLSIFNEAFKGAGGDPDAIFVTTSYDAGFIMALALEKAGGDKSKVADAIIEVSNGQGEPILPGEWKKAAELISAGKEIDYKGASGDLNFDGAGDVPGSYALFKVSGDSFDAISAQN
- the hemP gene encoding hemin uptake protein HemP — translated: MPTKTSSSQSSEFTKKTLDSVTLFNGDKEVQISHNDETYKLTITKLGKLILTK
- a CDS encoding MotA/TolQ/ExbB proton channel family protein, with protein sequence MISFTNFLSGFNSLAPLKSLLESGGSVVALLLGLSVIAVAIALSKFWQFYAMGVGRQKEAQVTLYLWQSGRKREACESAAEKGSILAVCLSHGMRGLMRENVDEKRVREDVERVCMAKLFELRSYLRGLDLISQIAPLLGLFGTVLGMIEAFQAMAAAGSQVDPSALAGGIWVALLTTAVGLAVAIPTTVILSIFEGKIEREQASMEELITALFTGSVTDLPNAHSLPLSVEDGFAGLGIVRDAS
- a CDS encoding ExbD/TolR family protein; protein product: MRLEARARKRRAPGLTSLIDVIFLLLMFFMLASTFSVYQRLDITSGTSGRGDIKQSPVLIRVGAEGKLDIGGQPMEFSLLEQRLADLDKERSIAVMPRTDANVQDVVLVLERLKALQLNATLVGQ
- a CDS encoding ExbD/TolR family protein, with the translated sequence MRLTLKKEKRPFENTIPLINVVFLMLIFFLFAGTIDRDSAKDINPAEVAEEAERELIAGALIVDAEGAMTMEGAEISLPDIADTGPYSKEAPLMLVADKSLNAKSLTRLLGQLKKLGVNHISLITIKGQGNG
- a CDS encoding energy transducer TonB codes for the protein MGSPVSHLAKKGLPVAILVSVGLHVSGFSLFADEVPDVQMSSSSGASLAVVGSLEDLVAGAEEEIEETIPEPVEEVREVKEVENTEPQEVTALEHTETPPVEPPVEVLPVDVASVEPLGEGITEVLATPVQVVAKETEPKQLKEVKREEVKREPVKEVKPEQVEPKKQEQVKEKEKPDQPSLVANVPKPAPARPIKKTTKKESKPAQKKGTAAVNNKRGNSTVKKVVGGRDAGGQGVGNASQDNYLGKAKRRVQRAAERSYPRKAKRRKIEGVTRVSFKVHRDGSITGLRLSQSSGKDILDQAALLAVKRAAPFPKFPAEIKSKVIPMRVPITFRIR